In Streptomyces sp. HUAS ZL42, the DNA window CCAAGAACCAGTGGTACGTCGCCGCCTACTCGCACGAGGTCGGCCGCGAGCTGCTCGGCCGTACGATCCTGGGCGAACCCCTCGTCTTCTACCGCACCGAGGAGGACGGCACGCCCGTCGTTCTGCACGACCGTTGCGTGCACCGCCGCTACCCGCTGTCGGAGGCCCCGACCCGGCTCGACGGCGACCGGATCGTGTGCGGCTACCACGGCTTCACGTACGACACGACGGGCGCCTGCGTCTACGTGCCCGGGCAGAAGCGCATACCGCGCACCGCTCGCGTCACCTCGTACCCCGTCGTCGAGCAGGACTCGCTGATCTGGGTGTGGATCGGCGATCCGGCCCTGGCCGACCCGCAGACCATCCCGCGGGCGAAGCACCTCGACTCCCCCGGCTGGGTCACCGTGCGCGGCATGGAGCCCATCGACTGCGACTACGGGCTCCTCGTCGACAACCTCCTCGACCTCTCCCACGAGACGTACCTGCACGGCGGTTACATCGGCACCCCCGAGGTCGCCGAGACGCCGATCACGACCGAGGTCGACGAGGGCGCGGGCATCGTGCGGGTGAGCCGTCACATGGACGACGCCGAGTGCCCGCCGTTCTACGCCAAGTCGACCGGCATCGAGGGCCGGATCACCCGCTGGCAGGACATCGAGTACCACGCCCCGTGCCTGTACCTGCTGCACAGCCGCGTCGCTCCGGTCGGCGTGGTGCCCGAGGCGGACGGCAGCGACCCGAACGGCTTCCACACCGAGGTCACGTACGCCATCACGCCGTCCGCCGACGGCAAGGTGTACGACTTCTGGATGGTCTCGCGCGACTGGGCGACGGGCGACGACGAGGTCACCGAGTTCCTGCGGAACAACAACCACACGGTCGTCATGCAGGACGTGACCGCACTCAACCTGCTGCAGAAGACGCTCGGCAGCGAGCGCACCGGCTACCAGGAGCTGAGCATCAACATCGACACCGGCGGCCTGGCCGCCCGCCGTATCCTGGCCCGGCTGGTCGAGGAGGGCGCCAAGCCCGTGGAGAAGGTCCAGTGACATCACCGACCGGAGAGATCTACCGCATCGACTGGCTGCCGGGCACCGACGTGCTGCACGGCACCTGTCACTGCGGCCGCGAGCACACCGCCCAGGACCCGGTCGAGATGTGGGAGTGGATGCTCGCCCACCCACAGGGACACGAGCCGCGAGGAAACAGCTCATGACCGTGTACGAAGCCGAACTCGTCGTCGACCGCCGGGAGGTGGCGGCCGACGGCGTGCTCGCCCTCACCCTCCGCCACCCGCTGGGCGAGGAACTCCCCACCTGGGAGCCGGGCGCGCACATCGACGTACTGCTCGGCCCGGACCTGGAGCGGCAGTACTCGCTGTGCGGGGATCCGGCGGACCGTGGCACCTGGCGGATCGGTGTCCTGCGCGAACCCGAGGGCCGCGGCGGATCGGCGTACGTGCACGAGCAGTTGGGGCAGGGCGACAAGGTGCGGGTGCGCGGTCCGCGCAACCACTTCGCCCTGCGGGCGGCTTCCCGTTACCGCTTCGTCGCCGGCGGCATCGGCGTCACCCCCATCCTGCCGATGCTGGCCGCGGCCGAGGCGGCAGGCGCCGAGTGGACGCTCCTCTACGGCGGTCGCACACGCAACTCCATGGCGTTCACACAGGAGTTGGCGCGGTACGGGGAACGGGTGACCATCGCCCCGCAGGACGAGGTCGGACTGCTCGATCTCGGGTCGGTCCTCGACGGCCTGCCGGAGGACACACTCGTCTACTGCTGCGGTCCCGGGCCCCTGCTCGACGCGGTCGAGGAGCGGTGCCCGCCCGGGGCACTCCACATGGAACGGTTCCAGCCGAAGGAGCAACAGAGCGGGGAGGACGGCGAGTTCGAGGTCGTGCTGGCGCAGAGCGGCCACACCCTCACCGTCGCGCCGGGCGTCTCCGTCCTGGACACCGTGCGTACCGCCGGTGTCGAGGTGCTCTACTCCTGCGCGGAGGGCACCTGCGGCACCTGTGAGACCGACGTGCTGGAAGGCACGCCGGACCATCGTGACTCCGTCCTCACACCTCAGGAGCGGGAGGCCGGGGAGACGATGATGATCTGTGTGTCCCGGTGTCGGGGGAAGAAGCTCGTCCTGGATCTGTGATCCGCAGGTCGGCCTCGATCCGCGCCACGGCCGCACGCAGGGGAGGCAGCAGCTCCCGGTGAATCGACTCCACCGACGTACGGCCGGCGTGCACCGCGATGTTCACGCCGGCCACCACCACGCCGTCCCTGTCCCGTACGGGGGCGGCGACCGAACGCAGCCCCTCCTCCAGCTCCTGGTCGACCAGGGCGTACCCCTGACGCCGTACGCGCACGAGTTCCGCCCTCAGATCCTCCCGCGAGATAAGGGTGCGGGCCGTCAGGGGCCGCAACTGCGCGCGATCGAGCCGGAGTTCGAGCTCTCCGTCCGCAAGGGCCGCCAACATCACCCGGCCGACGGACGTGACATGCGCGGGGAACCGGGTCCCGACGGTGATCGTCGCCGACATGATGCGCCGGGTCGGCACCCGGGCGACGTACACGATGTCGTCGCCGTCGAGGACACACAGCGACGACGACTCCTTCACCTCCGCGACGAGGTTCTCCAGGTGTGTCTGGGCGAGTTGAGGGAGTGTCAGGCCCGCGAGATAGGCATAGCCGAGTTCCAGCACGCGCGGGGTGAGCCGGAAGAGGCGGCCGTCCGAACGGACGTATCCGAGGTCGGCGAGGGTGAGCAGCAGGCGGCGGGCGGCGGCGCGGGTGAGGTCGCAGGCACGGGCGACCTCACTGAGTGTGCGCGCCGGGTGGTCCGCGTCGAAGCAGCGAATGACGGCGAGGCCCCGTTCGAAGGACCTGACGAAGTGCGGTGCGCGGGGTGCGGTGGACATCGCAGCCTCCAAACTGTCAACAATTTCGTCAGCCAAACCCATTGACCGGGTCGGAGTGCCGGATCTACGTTCCCTGCACGCCGATTGAGCACTACTGTGCGGTGTGCGCACAGCCTGTCGGAACACCGTTGTCTCTGCACAGGAGGAGCCATGCGTCGTCTGCTCGCCGGCTTAGCGGCCGGTACCTTCCTGCTCGCCACGGCGGCCTGTGGCTCGTCCGGCGGCTCCGGTACGTCGGGCAAGGCCGCCTCGTCGGGCGGCGTCACCACCGTGAAACTCGGCCTCATCCCCATCGTCGACGTCGCACCCGTCTACCTCGGGGTGCAGAAGGGCCTCTACGAGAAGCACGGCCTCAAGCTCTCCATCACCACCGCTCAGGGCGGTGCGGCGATCGTGCCGGGCGTCGTGAGCGGCCAGTTCCAGTTCGGCTTCAGCAACGTGACCTCCCTCATGGTCGCCCAGTCCAACAACGTGCCCGTGAAGGCCGTCTCCAACGGCATCGCCTCAACGGGCGTGCAGGGCAAGGACTTCAACGCCCTCATGGTCAAGAAGGGCAGCGCCATCAAGTCGGCGAAGGACCTGGAGGGCAAGAAGGTCGCCATCAACACCCTGAAGAACATCAACGAGACCGCGGTGCGCGAGTCGGTGCGCAAGGCGGGCGGCGACCCCGGCAAGGTGAAGTTCGTCGAGCTGGCCTTCGACCAGATGGCCGCGGCGCTCGACAAGGGTCAGGTCGACGCCGTGTGTGTGGTCGAGCCGGCGACCGCCACCGTCAGGAGCCAGGGCGGCGTGCAGATCGCCTCGCCCCTGGTCGACGTCGCTCCGAACCTCACCGTCGCCCTGTACTTCAGCTCGCAGCAGTACGCGCAGCAGAACCCGGACGTGGTGAAGAAGTTCCAGGCGGCCACCGCGGAGTCCCTCGCCTACGCCGACCAGCACCCCGACGAGGTCCGCCAGATCGTCACGACGTACACCAAGATCCCGGCATCGGTGCTGGAGCAGGTGACCCTGCCGAAGTGGCCGGCCGAGCCGAACCGCTCCTCCATCGAGGCCCTGGAGAAGCTGGGCGAGCAGGACGGCCTCTTCAAGTCGACGCCGGATCTGGACAAGCTGCTGCCGTGAGGGGCGTGAACGTCGCACTCGGTGCGGCCGGACTCGCGGCCTTCCTCGCCCTGGGCGAGGCGGTGCCTCGGCTCGGTCTGGTCAAGGAGGCGTACTTCCCGCCGACGACCCGTGTCGCCGACGCCCTCGCCGGCGAACTCGCCGACGGGGCCTTCTGGACCGCGCTCGGCGACACCCTCACCGGCTGGGCGCTGGGCCTGGCGATCGCGGCCGGCGCGGGCATCGTCGTCGGGGTCGTCGTCTCCGTCGTCCCGTATCTGCGCGAGGCCACGGCGTCGACGATCGAGTTCCTGCGCCCGATCCCGTCCGTCGCGCTGATCCCGCTGGCGGTGCTGTTGTACGGCACCCAACTGCGCTCGGTGCTGTTGCTCGTCGTGTACGCCTCCTTCTGGCAGATACTGATCCAGGTCCTGTACGGCGTCCAGGACGTCGACCCGGTCGCGGAGGAGACGGCACGGTCGTACGGCCTCGGCACCTGGGCGCGGATCCGGCATGTGCTGTGGCCGACCGCGCTGCCATACGTCATGACCGGCGTGAGGCTGGCCGCAGCCGTGGCCCTGATTCTGGCGATCACCGCCGAACTGGTCATCGGGGCACCGGGGTTGGGCGCGAGGATCGCGGTCGCGCAGACCTCGCAGGCCGTGCCCGAGATGTACGCGCTGATCTTGGTGACCGGTCTGCTGGGGCTGCTGATCAACGTGGGGGCCCGGACGGTCGAGCGGCGGGCGCTGGCCTGGCACCAGTCGGTGCGCGGGGAGGTGGCGGTGTGAAACTCCTGCTGCGGCGGCTGCTGTTCGCGGTCGCCCTGCCCGCCGTGCTGGTCGTGGTCTGGTGGGCGGCGTCCGCCGACAGCACGAACGTCTACTGGCCGCCCCTGAAGACCATCCTGCAGACCTTCCCGGACGTGTGGACGGGTGACCGTCTGCGCACCGACGTCGTGCCGAGCGTGCTGCGGCTCGCGGGCGGCTACGCCACGGCGGCCGTCGTCGGCATCGCGCTGGGCACGGTCATCGGCTCGTACCGGCGGGTGCGGGCGGTGTGCGAACCGGTCCTGGAGTTCCTGCGCGCGGTGCCGCCGCCCGTACTGGTCCCGGTCATCATGCTGTTCGCGGGCATCGGCGACACCATGAAGGTCGTGGTGATCGCGAGCGGCTGTGTGTGGCCGGTCCTGCTCAACACGGTCGAGGGCGTACGGGCGGTGGACCCGGTGATGGCGGAGACGGCCCGGTCGTACGGCATCACGGGAGCGGCGCGCCTGGGCAACCTGGTGCTCCGCTCGGCGAGCCCGCAGATCTTCGCGGGGCTGCGGCAGGCGCTGTCCATCGGCATCATCCTGATGGTCATCAGCGAGATGTTCGCCGCCAGCAACGGACTCGGCTTCACCATCGTGCAGTTCCAGCGGGGCTTCGCCATCCCCGACATGTGGACCGGGATCCTGGTGCTCGGTCTGCTGGGCTTCGTCCTCTCGGTTCTCTTCCAGATGGTCGAGCGGCGGGTGCTCGGCTGGTACCACGGTCTGCGCGCAACCACCCGGCGGTCCCGGTGACGTCTCCGAAAGGGCAGGGCATGCTCGACGTACGCGGCCTGAGGAAGCTCTACGAGGGATCCGGCAGGCAGGTGGAGGCGGTGCGCGACCTCACCTTCACCGTCGACGCCGGTGAACTCGTCTGTCTCGTCGGCCCGTCGGGCTGCGGAAAGACGACCCTGCTCAAGTGCATGGGCGGACTGCTGTCGCCGACGGGCGGCGAAGTGCTGCTCGAGGGGCGCAGGGTGACCGGGCCGCCGCCGGGGATGGCGTTCGTGTTCCAGGAGTACGGGCGCAGCCTGTTCCCGTGGATGCGGGTGGGCGAGAACGTCGAACTCCCCCTGAAGCAGAAGAGTCTGGGCAAGGCGAGCAGGCGTGAGCTGGTCGCCGACGCGCTGCACTCGGTCGGGCTCGCGGACGCCGCCGGGGCGTATCCGTGGCAGCTGTCCGGCGGCATGCAGCAGCGCGTCGCGATCGCGCGGGCTCTGGCGTACGAACCCCGTGTGCTGCTGATGGACGAACCGTTCGCGGCGGTGGACGCGCAGACCCGCGCCGACCTGGAGGATCTGGTACGGGGTCTGTGGCGGGAGCGCGGGATCACGATCCTGTTCGTCACCCACGACATCGACGAGGCCGTGTACCTCGGCGAGCGGGTGATCGTCCTGTCGGCCTCCCCCACCGTGGTGCAGGAGCAGCTGAAGGTCGATCTGCCGGACGAGCGGGACCAGTTGCACACGCGCGTGGCGCCGCGCTTCGCCGAACTGCGGACCCATGTGTACGAGCAGATCCAGGCGGCGAAGCGCGGACTGACCGACAGAGCCGGTCAGTGAGCCGCCCACAGGCCCCGGACGTGCCCGATGTGACGCACCATCACCTCGCGCACCTTGCTGTCGTCGCGGGCGATCAGCGCGTCGAGGAGTTCCAGGTGCTCCTCGGCGGAGGCCAGCAGGCGGCCCGACTCGACCAGAGCGGTGAGGCCGTAGAGGCGTGAGCGTTTGCGCAGGTCGCCGACGACCTCGACGAGGTGGGCGTTGCCCCCGAGAGCGAGCAGACCGAGATGGAAGCGGGTGTCGGCCTCGACGTACGCGATGAGGTCACCGGCGACCGCGGCCTGCACGATCTCCCGGGCGGCGGGGCGCAGCGCCTCGAGGGACACGGCGTCGGCGGTCCTGGTCAGCTCCACGACCGTGGGGATCTCGATGAGCGCCCGGATGTGGGTGTACTCGTCGAGTTGCCTCTCGGAGACGGCGGTGACCCGGAAGCCCTTGTTGGGGACCGTGTCGACCAGGCCCTCCTTGGCCAGGTCCAGCATGGCCTCGCGCACCGGGGTCGCCGAGACCCCGAAGCGGGTGGCGAGCATCGGCGCGGAGTACACCTCGCCCGGCCGCAGTTCGCCCGCGACCAGCGCCGCCCGCAGGGCGTCGGCGACCCGCTCCCGGTAGCTGCTCTTCTTCCCGCCCAGGGTGGGCAGGGCCGGGGCAGCGGCGGACGGGGCGCTGGTGCGCTGGGCGGCCATGGTGTCTCCTAGCTGGGCAAATAGCTGTGCAATGTCACGCGCTACCCGCCATTATCCTCAACGCTCGGCTCGCGAACTCCGCACCGCCCCGGCTCCCGATCGGTTCACAGCACGAACCCGGCCGGGAACGGGTCGGTGGGGTCGAGCAGGTACTGCGCGGTGCCCGTGATCCAGGCGCGGCCGGTGAAGCTGGGCAGGACGGCCGGGAAGCCGGCGACCTCGGTGGTGCCCAGCAGACGGCCGGTGAACCGCGTCCCGATGAAGGACTCGTTGACGAACTCGGTGTGCAGGGGCAGTTCACCGCGGGCGTGCAACTGCGCCATGCGCGCG includes these proteins:
- a CDS encoding Rieske 2Fe-2S domain-containing protein, with product MPHTTAFAKNQWYVAAYSHEVGRELLGRTILGEPLVFYRTEEDGTPVVLHDRCVHRRYPLSEAPTRLDGDRIVCGYHGFTYDTTGACVYVPGQKRIPRTARVTSYPVVEQDSLIWVWIGDPALADPQTIPRAKHLDSPGWVTVRGMEPIDCDYGLLVDNLLDLSHETYLHGGYIGTPEVAETPITTEVDEGAGIVRVSRHMDDAECPPFYAKSTGIEGRITRWQDIEYHAPCLYLLHSRVAPVGVVPEADGSDPNGFHTEVTYAITPSADGKVYDFWMVSRDWATGDDEVTEFLRNNNHTVVMQDVTALNLLQKTLGSERTGYQELSINIDTGGLAARRILARLVEEGAKPVEKVQ
- a CDS encoding 2Fe-2S iron-sulfur cluster-binding protein gives rise to the protein MTVYEAELVVDRREVAADGVLALTLRHPLGEELPTWEPGAHIDVLLGPDLERQYSLCGDPADRGTWRIGVLREPEGRGGSAYVHEQLGQGDKVRVRGPRNHFALRAASRYRFVAGGIGVTPILPMLAAAEAAGAEWTLLYGGRTRNSMAFTQELARYGERVTIAPQDEVGLLDLGSVLDGLPEDTLVYCCGPGPLLDAVEERCPPGALHMERFQPKEQQSGEDGEFEVVLAQSGHTLTVAPGVSVLDTVRTAGVEVLYSCAEGTCGTCETDVLEGTPDHRDSVLTPQEREAGETMMICVSRCRGKKLVLDL
- a CDS encoding IclR family transcriptional regulator C-terminal domain-containing protein, whose protein sequence is MSTAPRAPHFVRSFERGLAVIRCFDADHPARTLSEVARACDLTRAAARRLLLTLADLGYVRSDGRLFRLTPRVLELGYAYLAGLTLPQLAQTHLENLVAEVKESSSLCVLDGDDIVYVARVPTRRIMSATITVGTRFPAHVTSVGRVMLAALADGELELRLDRAQLRPLTARTLISREDLRAELVRVRRQGYALVDQELEEGLRSVAAPVRDRDGVVVAGVNIAVHAGRTSVESIHRELLPPLRAAVARIEADLRITDPGRASSPDTGTHRSSSSPRPPAPEV
- a CDS encoding ABC transporter substrate-binding protein; amino-acid sequence: MRRLLAGLAAGTFLLATAACGSSGGSGTSGKAASSGGVTTVKLGLIPIVDVAPVYLGVQKGLYEKHGLKLSITTAQGGAAIVPGVVSGQFQFGFSNVTSLMVAQSNNVPVKAVSNGIASTGVQGKDFNALMVKKGSAIKSAKDLEGKKVAINTLKNINETAVRESVRKAGGDPGKVKFVELAFDQMAAALDKGQVDAVCVVEPATATVRSQGGVQIASPLVDVAPNLTVALYFSSQQYAQQNPDVVKKFQAATAESLAYADQHPDEVRQIVTTYTKIPASVLEQVTLPKWPAEPNRSSIEALEKLGEQDGLFKSTPDLDKLLP
- a CDS encoding ABC transporter permease; its protein translation is MRGVNVALGAAGLAAFLALGEAVPRLGLVKEAYFPPTTRVADALAGELADGAFWTALGDTLTGWALGLAIAAGAGIVVGVVVSVVPYLREATASTIEFLRPIPSVALIPLAVLLYGTQLRSVLLLVVYASFWQILIQVLYGVQDVDPVAEETARSYGLGTWARIRHVLWPTALPYVMTGVRLAAAVALILAITAELVIGAPGLGARIAVAQTSQAVPEMYALILVTGLLGLLINVGARTVERRALAWHQSVRGEVAV
- a CDS encoding ABC transporter permease produces the protein MKLLLRRLLFAVALPAVLVVVWWAASADSTNVYWPPLKTILQTFPDVWTGDRLRTDVVPSVLRLAGGYATAAVVGIALGTVIGSYRRVRAVCEPVLEFLRAVPPPVLVPVIMLFAGIGDTMKVVVIASGCVWPVLLNTVEGVRAVDPVMAETARSYGITGAARLGNLVLRSASPQIFAGLRQALSIGIILMVISEMFAASNGLGFTIVQFQRGFAIPDMWTGILVLGLLGFVLSVLFQMVERRVLGWYHGLRATTRRSR
- a CDS encoding ABC transporter ATP-binding protein, giving the protein MLDVRGLRKLYEGSGRQVEAVRDLTFTVDAGELVCLVGPSGCGKTTLLKCMGGLLSPTGGEVLLEGRRVTGPPPGMAFVFQEYGRSLFPWMRVGENVELPLKQKSLGKASRRELVADALHSVGLADAAGAYPWQLSGGMQQRVAIARALAYEPRVLLMDEPFAAVDAQTRADLEDLVRGLWRERGITILFVTHDIDEAVYLGERVIVLSASPTVVQEQLKVDLPDERDQLHTRVAPRFAELRTHVYEQIQAAKRGLTDRAGQ
- a CDS encoding GntR family transcriptional regulator, which gives rise to MAAQRTSAPSAAAPALPTLGGKKSSYRERVADALRAALVAGELRPGEVYSAPMLATRFGVSATPVREAMLDLAKEGLVDTVPNKGFRVTAVSERQLDEYTHIRALIEIPTVVELTRTADAVSLEALRPAAREIVQAAVAGDLIAYVEADTRFHLGLLALGGNAHLVEVVGDLRKRSRLYGLTALVESGRLLASAEEHLELLDALIARDDSKVREVMVRHIGHVRGLWAAH